The Nocardia sp. NBC_01329 sequence CCCAGCTGGGAGGAGCTGGTGGATCGGCTGCGCAGTCGCGGCACCGAATCGCCGGAGGTCATCGAACGCCGACTGGAGACCGCACGGGTGGAATTGGCCGCACGTGACGAGTTCGACACCGTGATCGTGAACGACACCGTGACCAGCGCCTGTACGCAGTTGGTATCGTTGTTCGTCAGCACGAATTCCAATTCGTAGCCCGCTGCGCGGCCGAGAGCCGTCGTGTAGCCGAGCCCAGACCCGCAGGAGCTTCCTCAGTGAGCAGTTCGGACACCGTTACGCCCGCCTACGACACCCCGATCGGCCTCACCAACCCGCCGATCGACGAGTTGCTCGACCGCACCTCGTCCAAGTACAGCCTGGTGATCTACGCGGCCAAGCGCGCCCGTCAGATCAACGACTACTACAACCAGCTGGGTGACGGCATCCTCGAATACGTCGGCCCGCTGGTGGAGCCGCTGCCGCAGGAGAAGCCGCTGTCGGTGGCGATGCGCGAGATCCACAGCGATCTGCTCGAGCACACCGAAGGCGAATGACCCGCTAGCCGGGCGGCAGGCCGATAGGGCAGGAGGCGCGCTATGGCGCGGGTAGTTGTCGGGGTGGGCGGCGGGATCGCCGCGTACAAGGCATGCGCGCTGGTACGACGGTTCACCGAGACCGGCCATACCGTCCGGGTGATCCCCACCGACGCGGCATTGCAGTTCGTGGGTAAGGCGACCTTCGAGGCGCTGTCCGGCCATCCGGTGCACACCGGAGTCTTCTCCGATGTGCCGGAGGTACCGCATGTGCGACTGGGCCAGGAGGCGGAACTCCTCGTCGTCGCGCCCGCCACCGCGGATCTCATGGCGCGAGCGGCGCACGGCCGCGCCGACGATCTACTCACCGCGACCCTGCTCACGGCCCGATGTCCCGTGCTGTTCGCGCCCGCCATGCACACCGAGATGTGGGAGCACGCGGCGACCGTCGCCAATGTGGCGGCCCTGCGCGCGCACGGCGCCACCGTGATGGAACCCGCGTCCGGTCGGCTCACCGGCACCGATACCGGTCCGGGGCGGCTACCCGAACCCGAGGAGATCTTCGGGCTCGCGTCGCTGCTCCTCGAACGCACCGACGCGGTACCGCGCGATCTGGTGGGCAAGCGGGTGGTGATCACCGCGGGTGGCACCAGGGAACCGCTGGATCCGGTCCGTTTCCTCGGTAACCGCAGTTCCGGTAAGCAGGGGTATGCGCTCGCCAGAGTCGCCGCCCAGCGCGGTGCCCAGGTCACGCTCATCGCCGGGAACACCATCGAGATGGCGCCGCCGGCGGCGGTCGAGCTGGTCCACATCACCACCGCCGAGCAGCTGAAAACCGCCGTCGACAAGCACGCGGTCGGCGCGGACGCGGTGATCATGGCCGCTGCGGTCGCCGATTTCCGGCCCGCCTCGGTGGCTGCCGACAAGATCAAGAAGGGCAAGGACGAGCCCGCCACCATCGCCCTGGCCAAGAACGAGGACATCCTCGCCGGCCTGGTCCAGGAGCGTCGGGAGGGCAGGCTGCCCGGAACGGCCATCGTCGGATTCGCCGCCGAAACCGGCGACGCGGACGGCGATGTGATCACCCACGCGCGGGCCAAACTGGCCCGTAAGGGCTGTGATCTGCTGGTGGTGAACGCGGTGGGCGACGGTAAGGCGTTCGAGGTCGACACCAACGACGGCTGGCTGCTGCGCGCGGACGGTAGTGAGCAGGCGCTCGATCACGGATCGAAGGCGCTGCTGGCCAGTCGTGTCCTGGACGCGCTGGGCCCCCTGCTGAGTTGAAAACCGGCGGGGCTCGCGCCGCCGCACTGCGCCGGTAGTCCTGGACTGGCGGTCGGATGGATTCCACATCGAGCGGTCCCGCGTACCGCTCGAACGCGATACGATCCAGCCGCTTCGGGGTCGGCGGGCCGCTGCGCGGGTACGACCGGGCACTACTCGATCGGAAACCCATACGGGTTGGTGTCCGAAACCCCGATCAGGCCGCCCGTTCCAATAGTCTGAGAGTTCAGGGTCGCGACCGCAGCCGTACGCTACGGTCCCTCCCGGACACGAGTAACCGTTGAGGAAGAAGGAAACTGTGCGCACGTCCGGTAGCCGGCTATTCACCAGTGAGTCCGTGACCGAGGGTCATCCGGACAAGATCTGTGACGCCATCAGCGATTCCATCCTCGACTCCTTGCTCGCCCAGGACCCCCGCAGCCGGGTCGCCGTGGAAACCATGGTGACCACCGGCCAGGTGCATGTCGCGGGTGAGGTCACCACCGAGGCCTATGCGGATATCCCGCATATCGTGCGGGAGAAGATCCTGGAGATCGGATACGACTCCTCGGCAAAGGGATTCGACGGCAACTCCTGCGGTGTCAATATCGCGATCGGTGCCCAGTCGCCCGATATCGCGCAGGGTGTCGACACCTCGCACGAAGCGCGGGTCGGTGGCTCCGACGACGAGATCGAACAGCAGGGCGCCGGTGATCAGGGCCTGATGTTCGGTTACGCGAACACCGACACCCCCGAACTCATGCCGTTGCCGATCGCGCTGGCCCACCGCCTGTCGCGCAAGCTCACCGAAGTGCGCAAGACCGGTGTGCTGCCGTATCTGCGCCCCGACGGCAAAACGCAGGTCACCATCGAATACGAGGGCGACAAGGCCGTGCGGCTGGATACCGTGGTGCTGTCCACCCAGCATGCCGCCGATATCGACCTGGACAATCTGCTGGCCCCGGATATCCGGGAGAAGGTCGTCGACGCCGTCCTGTCCGAGATCGCGATCCCCGATCTGGATATCTCCGATATCCGCCTGCTGGTGAACCCGACCGGGAAGTTCGTACTCGGCGGCCCGATGGGCGACGCGGGCCTGACCGGCCGCAAGATCATCGTCGACACCTACGGCGGGATGGCCCGCCACGGTGGCGGCGCATTCTCCGGTAAAGACCCCTCGAAGGTCGACCGTTCGGCCGCCTACGCGATGCGCTGGGTCGCCAAGAACGTGGTCGCCGCCGGTCTGGCCGACCGTGTCGAGGTACAGGTGGCCTACGCGATCGGCAAATCCGCGCCGGTCGGCCTGTTCGTGGAGACCTTCGGTACCGAGAATGCCGATCCGGCCAAGATCTCGGCCGCCATCACCGAGGTATTCGATCTGCGGCCGGGGGCGATCATCCGCGATCTGGATCTGCTGCGCCCGATCTACGCGCCCACCGCCGCCTACGGGCATTTCGGCCGCACCGATATCGATCTGCCCTGGGAGCGCACCGACCGCGCGGAAAAGCTGCGCGCCGCCGCCGGACTGTAAGTTCCACGTCCCGCGTGGATCGACCACCGACCGACACCCCCGCCGACTCCGCGTCCGCGGGGGTGTCGGCCGAGTCGGGGCCGCCGCGCCGCCGGGCCGCTCGCGCGAAAAAGCCCGCGATACCGGAGACCGGGCCGATCGAGTACCCGATTGCCCGGGTGCTCCCGCTGCTCACCCCGGCGCATCTGGACCGCGATTTCGACTATCTGGTGCCGCCGGAACTCGACGAGATCGCCCGGCCCGGTGTCCGGGTCCGGGTCCGATTCGCGGGACGGCTGGTGGACGGCTACCTGTTGTCCCGGCACGCGGAATCCGAGCACCGGGGCAAACTCGTCCGGCTGGAACGGGTGGTATCCGCCGAACAGGTGCTCACCCCGGAGATCCTGCGACTCGCGACGACTGTGGCGGCCCGGTACGCCGGAACCCGTGCCGATGTACTGCGGCTGGCGGTCCCACCGCGGCATGCCCGGGTGGAGAACGGCGGGCCCGTCGAGAAGGGCGTAGGGCCGGAGCTCGCGCCGGTGTCCGTGGACGATCGGCAGAACCTACCTGTCGGAGCGGGCGGGCCGGCCGGCGGTACGGCGCAGCACGAACCGGCTCACCCCGGTGAACCCGTGCCGGAAGTCGACGCCCCGGCTTGGCATCGCTACCGGCACGGAGATGCCTTCCTCGCCGCGCTGGCGAACGGCCGGGGTCCGCGGGCTGCCTGGCAGGCGTTGCCGGGGGAGGACTGGGCGCGGCGGCTGGCCGAACTC is a genomic window containing:
- the rpoZ gene encoding DNA-directed RNA polymerase subunit omega, whose translation is MSSSDTVTPAYDTPIGLTNPPIDELLDRTSSKYSLVIYAAKRARQINDYYNQLGDGILEYVGPLVEPLPQEKPLSVAMREIHSDLLEHTEGE
- the coaBC gene encoding bifunctional phosphopantothenoylcysteine decarboxylase/phosphopantothenate--cysteine ligase CoaBC, which codes for MARVVVGVGGGIAAYKACALVRRFTETGHTVRVIPTDAALQFVGKATFEALSGHPVHTGVFSDVPEVPHVRLGQEAELLVVAPATADLMARAAHGRADDLLTATLLTARCPVLFAPAMHTEMWEHAATVANVAALRAHGATVMEPASGRLTGTDTGPGRLPEPEEIFGLASLLLERTDAVPRDLVGKRVVITAGGTREPLDPVRFLGNRSSGKQGYALARVAAQRGAQVTLIAGNTIEMAPPAAVELVHITTAEQLKTAVDKHAVGADAVIMAAAVADFRPASVAADKIKKGKDEPATIALAKNEDILAGLVQERREGRLPGTAIVGFAAETGDADGDVITHARAKLARKGCDLLVVNAVGDGKAFEVDTNDGWLLRADGSEQALDHGSKALLASRVLDALGPLLS
- the metK gene encoding methionine adenosyltransferase — protein: MRTSGSRLFTSESVTEGHPDKICDAISDSILDSLLAQDPRSRVAVETMVTTGQVHVAGEVTTEAYADIPHIVREKILEIGYDSSAKGFDGNSCGVNIAIGAQSPDIAQGVDTSHEARVGGSDDEIEQQGAGDQGLMFGYANTDTPELMPLPIALAHRLSRKLTEVRKTGVLPYLRPDGKTQVTIEYEGDKAVRLDTVVLSTQHAADIDLDNLLAPDIREKVVDAVLSEIAIPDLDISDIRLLVNPTGKFVLGGPMGDAGLTGRKIIVDTYGGMARHGGGAFSGKDPSKVDRSAAYAMRWVAKNVVAAGLADRVEVQVAYAIGKSAPVGLFVETFGTENADPAKISAAITEVFDLRPGAIIRDLDLLRPIYAPTAAYGHFGRTDIDLPWERTDRAEKLRAAAGL